One stretch of candidate division KSB1 bacterium DNA includes these proteins:
- the queG gene encoding tRNA epoxyqueuosine(34) reductase QueG — translation MTMTGSMDNSSGLSEKIKSFARSLGFCAVGIARAERLDGSSLDEWLRRGYHGEMAWMAVRRELRLDPAALLPNAKSVIVCAMNYFTNRRPATPTEGCISLYALGDDYHHVLKNLLRRLLDFIRAENPGVSGRICVDSAPIMEKAWAVRAGIGRRGKHSLLISPQCGSWIFLGELIVDIELDADASMENDPCGYCTACIEACPTGAIVEPYVIDARRCISFLTVELKADRAHPPELAAKIGNRLYGCDACQVVCPWNHRLAKETSEPAFRPRPELLHPNLEAWLKMRKEEFDLLFRNNPIRRIGLEALRRNILTVLNNRSKMLLNGNAEN, via the coding sequence ATGACGATGACGGGATCCATGGACAACAGCAGCGGTTTGTCGGAAAAAATCAAAAGCTTTGCGCGTTCGCTCGGCTTTTGTGCGGTAGGCATTGCCCGCGCCGAAAGACTCGACGGCAGCTCTTTGGATGAATGGCTCCGCCGCGGATACCATGGCGAAATGGCCTGGATGGCGGTCCGACGCGAACTGCGCCTTGATCCTGCCGCCCTGCTGCCGAATGCCAAATCGGTCATCGTCTGCGCCATGAACTATTTTACAAATAGGAGGCCGGCCACCCCAACAGAAGGCTGCATTTCGCTCTATGCTTTGGGCGATGATTATCATCACGTTCTGAAAAATCTGCTGCGACGACTTTTGGATTTCATTCGCGCGGAAAATCCTGGTGTGAGCGGTCGGATTTGCGTCGATTCGGCGCCGATCATGGAAAAAGCGTGGGCGGTGCGGGCAGGCATTGGGAGACGGGGTAAACATTCGCTCCTCATCTCGCCGCAGTGCGGCTCTTGGATTTTCCTCGGCGAACTGATCGTTGACATCGAATTGGATGCCGATGCATCCATGGAAAATGATCCCTGCGGTTATTGCACCGCCTGCATAGAGGCTTGTCCAACCGGTGCCATCGTCGAACCTTATGTGATCGATGCGCGGCGCTGTATTTCTTTTTTGACCGTCGAGCTAAAAGCCGACCGTGCGCACCCGCCGGAATTGGCGGCAAAGATCGGCAACCGTCTTTACGGCTGCGATGCCTGTCAGGTAGTGTGTCCCTGGAATCACCGACTTGCGAAAGAAACGTCAGAGCCGGCTTTTCGCCCCCGTCCGGAGCTGCTGCATCCAAATTTGGAAGCTTGGCTGAAGATGCGGAAGGAGGAATTCGACCTGCTTTTTCGTAACAATCCGATCCGACGCATCGGTTTGGAGGCGCTGCGGCGCAATATTCTTACGGTTCTCAATAATAGAAGCAAAATGCTGCTGAATGGGAACGCGGAGAACTGA